The genomic interval GATGGGGTTGAGACAGCAGTGGAAGTATGCCAGGGCCTCCGTAATGGGGATCCACTTCTCCAGACTCTGCACCCAGGAGCAGCTGTAGGGTATCACCTTCAGCATCATCAGGGTGTCCACAAAGATCCCCAAGCAGTAGGGCAGCCAGCAGCTGAAGAAGCACAGGATGAGCACCACGGTGGTCTTCAGCGCCTTGCGCTTGTGCTGCCCCTTAGAACACTGGGACAGTCTGCAGATGATGATGCAATAGCAGGTGAGGATTATCAGCCCTGGCAGCAGAAATCCCACCAGGATTTGCTGGAAGCGGAATGCGGCGGCCCAGATGTCGCCCGGATCCGGGTACGTGCGCCCGCAGGATATCCCAGTACTAGAGTCGTGCACCTTGGCGAACACCATGTCTGGCACAGTGAGCAGCACGGCTGGCAACCAAACTCCCACGTAGATCACCTTCTCAGCCAGGAGGCGCCTTGGGGCATTGCTGTTGGTGGCACGCACCACTGCCAGGTAGCGGTCCAGGCTGATGAAAGCGAGGATCAGAACGCTGCTGTAGAGGTTCACGGTGTGGATCATGTGGACCGCCACGCAGAGAAAGCTCCCAAAGTGCCAGCTACTTGCTGCATACACAGCCCAGAACGGCAACGTAAGGACAAACAGTAGGTCTGCCACAGAGAGGTGAAGCCTGTATTTGTCTGTCATCGTTCTGGACTTTCTCTGATAGCCCATTACTATGACCACCAGTCCATTGCCAACTATTCCCAAAACAAAGATTATTCCGTAAACCGTTGGGAGGAAGATTTTCTTTAATTTGGGGTCAATAGCTCGGTAGCACGGCTCTTCAAAGTTATCTTCCATCCATTCCCCCGATCCAATATCAGAGTCGTTAAACTCCAGTACAAAACtctgaaaaaaaacacaagtaacATTCCGGATTTaatactttaaaatgaaaagttttgcATGTATCCACATTCATTAAAAATGCCGATATTGCAACGTCCGTagtagtaaaaaaataaattaacccGCACATACGCAAAATACATATTCTAgtgttattttaatatatacattTCCTATAATATAACCAAgctatttgcatatgtaaagcACATTTTACGATTACACATGAACACACTTACTTCGTCAAACTGTAAGTCGGACATTTTGGTGTGAATTCCCCTGGCAGCACACGCTCCTTAACTTTCCTTATAAGAGCAGCTTTGCTTTGCTCAGAAAGCACGCGAATGATTTTAAACCCCGTGCCTTCGGCACGCTCCACCCACAAGGGCGGGGTTTGGGGCGGCTGGTCACGCGGGCTCGGGCGGAGGCGAGGGCGCGTGCCGAGTGAGCGCTATCCCCTGGCGCTCTGAGGATTTCATACTCCGGCGGTAAAATTTCAGAATTTCTGTGACATTAAGTCCCATGGAAGCGACCTTGCCGTTACACGTACCGCACTTAATATaagttttattaatatttatattactgGTTTGTCAAGTGCTCTAGGCTGCGAAGCCAGGTGTTCTATGAGGGTCCAAGGCAATTACTTGGATTGCTAGCGCTGCTCTGTGAGCGAAAACATCAGTAAGAGTTCGTTAAATAAATTAAGTATTACCCGGCGAGAAAAGACGAGGTATATGTTATGATATGTAAAGATAACAAATGTAAAACTAAAAGCTCTTAATCTTTCATATCTTTCACATCCTCCAGGTGTCGTTAGTTGGCCGCTACGTTTTTGGTCAGTGGTGttatatttaaactttatatTATTACTCATATTATAAGAAAGGTACATTAATCCAAGATGTCCCAAATACCCTCTCACAAACGATATCAGTTGAAAAGTAAGATTTGGCATAATTTATGGACGTTATTTATGGATACCCAAATTAGAAATAAGAGGTTGACAGGTGAATTGCTGTATTGTCTGGCCTCAGCTCACACCCGCGTCTCTAGGAAAACATTTATTCAGGTTTTGTGGGGGCGTTCTTACATGTGTCCGCAGCTTCAGCCGTCACTCTACACCCTGTCATCACATTAGTGCCGTTTTGTCTGTGTTGGGTTTCGCCCAGTTACCTAAAGGATTGTGAAGGAAATCCTGCTTGTAACCAGCCCAGTGCCTTGTAAGTGGCTTATCAGTTTTGAGCTGACTGGGTCATTTCCTTCTGTTGgtctccctgttttttttttttttttttttttttaacctttttttttcattataacCCGTATAGGCTTTGCTCTTGTTTAAGAATTTTGTCTGTTGACACTATTAGAAAGGCAAAGACTGGGATACGTCACTCGAGCTCCactctttgccccccccgacCCCAACCTCATAATAGCATCGGGAGAAACTTTGCACGTTGAGGTAATGCTCGTTCATCATCCCTCTTAAACTCTCACTGAGTGACTGGAGCACCTTTGCTTGTCCTTTGAAATCCGAGAtgattgactgattgattgattccatCCCCAGGCCCCCTCAGTGTGTTTGTGTAAGGTGTGCTGATGCAGAAGCATGTTTTAGTCCGTATCCCACATCCCGCGGGTGCTGGAGGTTGAAGTCGCTAAACATCAGTCCTTATGTAGGACAGAAGGAGAAAAATGGGTTGGGGGAGAACCTCATCACTGAAAAGGCTTGAGTTCAAACAGATGGTTTCTCAGTATGCCTGTGTAATTGTACTCCCTTTTCTTTGAAGCAGCACAAGGACCTTGTGCATGAAACTGGTGTACTGATCTGAATATGGGTACAATCACTTGAACTGCATTAGGTGGGTGTGAGACAAACACGCAGGCTTGCCTTTTCGGTTGCCATAACACTAATTTATTCCCTGTCATCTAGAGCAAATGCCTTTTGGGTTTGAACTGTGCGCTTAGTGAATGATATGCAGGACTTTGGAAACTATTGTTTATTTAGGGTTTGTTGATTATACCCAAATGGATACGCTAGCATGGTTAAGATTGTTTTTCTGCCTCACGGCTGAAAATCCCGGTGTTGAATATGCTTTGCACTAGGAATTCTGAGAGGTGGTTTCTTCTGAAGTGATGACAGACGACTGCCTTTTTGCTTGGATTGCACCTATTTCACAATATTCCCTGGGATTATTCAAGGTCATAAAAACATGCTGGTCATTCCCTAAATGAAATTTAAGTAATTATCATATCTTTATATGTGGCAAAGGGATCTAAACTCACGATGACTGAGTAGTAAGTTCCCCAAAATTTCTGCTAAGGTCAGAAAGTCATGAAACTGGACCCAAATAATTGATATTTCGAGTCCCAGAGAAGGGGTCTACCTATTGTTAATTTATTAATCTTTTTTTGCAGTCACAGGCAAATAAAGTAGGGATGTTTTGGGATGGAGTACTTTTCCCCTTTGCTATAGTCATGTTgaacattaaccataagtaatcctCATTGCTTAGTGTTAGAGCTGAAACCAGACTGTACCGTATCAccaaaatttaaaattttaaatatttcacttgTCTTATATGAACGCTCTAGCCATAGCACTGCACTGAGAAGTATTCACATGAAATAGCAAGCCCCTTGTAAAAGCACAGGCCATGGGGTGGGGGCCACCAGTCCGTCACAGAGCTTACACCCACACCGAAGGCAATTCAGAGGTTAACTAACCACCTGTTTTAGGACTGCAAATCCACATCCCAGCAAGTATGACACTATAGTGCTAATCATCGAGGCACTGTCTAACggtgtattatatattttatttcatttaaattttattggacTGTCTAATTGTTAGATATCAGACATGTAGGTGGCTCTGGGATATGAATGTCAGTACATGACTGTGATGACTATTTTCTACTTCTAGATTGACCTGCAGGTGACAAAGTGGATAAGGATGCAGACTCTGGAAGTTATGGGCTCAAATGGCCCGAGGTACTCTGCTTTAATACCAAATTACTTAAACGGAATTGTTTTGCTGAGATACCCAGgtgaataaatatgtaaaaactgTTAGTCCCTTTGGACAACAAGAAGTGATGTAATGGAACACACCTTCCTTGCTTTCAGATCTTGCTCTTGGCTGAAGTGTTTGGTTAGCACAGTTGTTGCTACAGAAGACATTTGAGATGACGAACAGTCTTCTTAAAAAGGCTTTAACACAGAGGGAATGGTGTTAGCAAAACTGCAGGAGCTCTGCGCTTGAACAACAAATCAGTGTGACGAGTGATCAGGAATCTCTTGAGAAGAATGGGTGTTGAAATTTGGAGAATGAATGAAGGTGAGAATATGCAGATATCTCCTTTACATCAGCAGCCAATTAACTGCAGTCATATAGCAGATCTCCCTGTTTATGTAATTCAATTTGTGAGCAATGTGCATGGGGTTAATACCCATTGGGGCACTGATGATACGTATGAgtaattttgctttttttaaattagaatTTCCAGTTGTATGAATTAGTGTCAGCAAGTCGGAATGAGGGATGTTTCCTTATGAAGCAAGATACTATTAAACGTTAGTACAATGGAGAATTTTGTTCACATGCATCATCAACCTATTATGTTTTTATACATCCACAAAGGGTGGTGGTTTGTATTGCTTAATGTAAGCAATTAAGATTAACAGGCTATGAAATTTGGATAAGGGCACCCTTAAAGTGTTTGTTTATTATGATACAGCCAAACAGTCTAAGGCTGATATTAGATGTTCTCAATTTCACAAAGTCAAAGGTAATTAAATTTTCATCACAAAGGAAGATGTATACGAAAGAAAGAAAGGTGCATGAAGGAGAACAATTTACGAGAACAATTAAACACTAAGGTATATAGAAGGATTCAGTGAATCAACAGTTTAATGTAAataactgaaactgaaaatggaaaGCAAGTTACATCTGCATGGGAatggagcaaaagaaaaaaaaacacaaaaacttgTTTTCTGTGCTTCTGATGCAGTTTGTACATTGAAAGGTACGATGAACGAAGGTCTTGGTGTTGGCTGCCTGAAAAGGGGGCTGATCGCTCTTCTTCATCACCTTTGAAAGTTTGAAATCTTCTCTCATTGAATCTGCGTGttcatttcctgtttcataCAGTGTGCTCTTGTCATCTACAGTCTGTGGGTGTGATGCTATTTTCCATTTGAACTCAGAAGTTGGAAATTCTGTGTTCCTAGTTGGAAATTTCAGTTGGAACACCCATTGAAGCTGTAATTCCGACACTGCAACtctgacctcagaattcaagatggctgcgccctttattaACAGAAGTGAAAACTCAAATTGTGTGCTAtttattagcacttatgtcttatttgtgtttcattaaaTTGGTCGTACACTCAGTACTTTCCAAccgctatctgtggacatgttgctatggtgtttgtATGTGCCATTATTCATGAAATTGCTAACAGTGGCTAAAAATGAACCTGGCTACAGTTTTTCAAACTGGTCCCTGGTGTTGCTAAATGGTTTTCTGACTTGTACCTGTACTGGCTGTGCTTGGGCGTGGCGTCATTCCCAGTTCCAACTTATGACCTCCAAGGCAAACGGAATGCAGCATAAGGCCTGGTTGAGCAGTCCAATCTGCATCATGTGATGGCCTAGATGTAGAGTACTAAATGAAGATGATGTAGAACACCATTCTACCTGGCAGATGTGCAATAACTGGGGCCTTCTTCAGGCAGACTTAAAGCATTGGACAAAATTTTGCCTTCCTGTTTGTATTCATACACTAAAGAAACTGACGTTTTGTCTGTAGGATGCAAGTGCTCCTCGGAAGGGGATCTAAGTGCAGTCCCTGTTTGCAGCTCAAAGTCCAAGGGAATGGAAGAAGGAATTGCTCGTATGCAGAAAGCCCTGGTAGGTGCATATGGATAATTATGGATGGGTGCTTTCGAAAACATCGTCTGTGCTTTTGAATTGTGGAAACAATGGCCAAGCATGCAGCAGACTGGCTCCCTGCCACTTTTGGATGGCACTCGGAAGAATCATGTGCTAACGTGAGGTTTGACATTATAACGCTACCTACTCAAGGCAAATATTGCTCACTTTTTTCCCACTGAATTCCTAAGTTCTCTTTTTGGAATTGTTTTGCAGTATAATGATTCACAGTTAGAATGGCATTGCTGTGCTAAGACTGTCAACATCAGACACCtgcagcgtttttttttttttcttttgcgaAAGGCTTTTGCAGGTGGCAACTTCAAAAATGTACACAGCAAACTGAAAATAGCAAATGAGTACAAAAACTTTTGCCAAAAAACAAGAGCAGAGAATACCTCTGCTTGGTATTCTGTGGATAGGTTCCAGTTAtagtttgttattgttttttgtaatgtaAAATGACAGGGCCACTTGTAGTTGAATAGAGGAACTTATATTAAAATCTTTTTTGTGTATAATTTAAATATGTGCATGGAAGGACAGTGTAACCATACTGCAATGTTGACATACAATATGAAAGGTCACAACTACTTTTTGATGATGGACTACAAATGAAGTCTGTGAAAAACAATCAGTAGTTCTGCATGGTAACTTACAAGGGTGAGCCCATGCATAGTGAGCATTGGATATTTTTAGATAAAACAATCTACTTGTGAGTTTTAAAGTAGCTTTAACACTTAAAATGTAGGTTTCTGTGAAATGTTGGTCTGTATCCATTGATTTGTCAAGTAATACACTATTCATTCAGCATAAAATTGTTTAAAGTTATTAGGCGTTAATGTTTGGTAGGTCATTCATGGGTCACATCAGGAGAGCAACATGAGGTTCAGACTGAAAAGTTGTCTGTCACTGAAGCCTTTTAAATGATCTGGCCATGTAGAAGATGATGCCCAGATCCTCCTGTTTATTGACTGATTTACCCTTGGATCACGCAGAAAAAGGTCATTATCAGAccttattttcatttaaaaaataccgTCTCCCACATGACCTGCTTTGctttaggtcagtgtttcccaaccttttttCTACCACGGCACACCATCCATAAGGCAAAGTTTTTCAGCTGCCACATCAGTTAAAAATAAGCTGCTTTACGTGTTCAGTACCTGGTTTGGTGTAGACTGACAGCCAGATGAATGGACATACCTGGAAACTAACCACAGCTAGGGTTTGCTATGCAGAATTGTTTACCATATGCATGTGCATAAAAATATGTATCATGTAAATCCTCTGAACATAATGTACACATAGGAGCAAGTTTTGGTTTCACATGGCAGTGAAAACAGGAAGTTGGCAGTTGGGGTTAGAGCAGATCTGTGATAGACACAATTTCAGGGCCGTGGGTCCTGAAGTGAAATTGCAGTTATAAAGCAAAGCGGCCCCTCCCTGAAAAAAGGTGGGCATTTCGCAGAGCGGTGGCCAATTAAAAGTCAGCCTGAACTGGGTTGGCTGATTCATGTTCAAATTTGGCGCTCAGCCTATGCGAATCCCCCAAACAGTTGAGAAACCTTTTTTGTGGTGTCAAAATACACAAAGGAAGGGTGTTTTCTGTCTTCATATGATAAGTGCAATatcttttcccttttttcttaaCGTCTAAATTGTGGTTTGAATTGGCGCCAGGGCTAAATGAACTACAGTATCTGCTTCTCACTGAATACCCATTGTTTGTAGGCCTGCATTTACATCAGTAGGGAAACCCTCACATGTTCATAGGAACAATGATCTGCAAATGAGATATGACTACAGTACATGGCGTCAATTAGGAGAAGGTTTTCCCTGTTATATTTCACGTGTACTTTTTTCTACAAGTGCTGGAAATTCACAATCATCTTATAACATTACTGAAACCACTGAATAGGTAATGAATATGTTGTGGACCCTCCATCTAATTAAGATAAACAGTTAGGTCCTATGGAATGCGTGAGTGCCACAGACTGCTGAGCAAGaaaggattattattattattgttgttgttgttaataataataataacagtaataataatgaaggCCTAAATTTTCAGTGAAAGCTTCCATTGTCTGTGGTGTTTACATTGATGGAAGAGCTGATGCTATCTGAATGTTATGCCTTCCCATTGGTTCCTATTTTAGCATGAATACGGAGGTTCTTAATATAAACAAAATCTCGCCCCCTGATTGGCAGGTTAACTGTGATTCGATCTAGATATGTAAGAAGGTCAGTGGAGCAAACACACGCAGATGTTTTAGGGTctcttggggaaaaaaacactaacaTGCTGTTTGCTGTCCCATGGGGACTTTccttaacaaaataaacatgctGTCCATTATCAGAAAGAAACTGTGTCTATTGTCACATGTGCACCTTGAACACATGTACAAATAAGCACGAAAGACTGATAATACTGCTTATTCTCAGTGTAACATAGGAGAAACCCAGTGTGCTCCTTTGGCAATATTCATAATGCAGGAAACACTTTGGCCACAAAATGCTGGCTATATCTTAATATACTAACTTAACTCATTTTCACTGTCCAGTTCCTATGAACAGCATGACCTACTGAAATTTGACCATGTGCACAGGGTCCTGCTTGATTTCTGTCAGTACATGTCCAGACAGGGCCCTCTTACAGAAGAAATTTGTAGTGACTGACACTTATCTGCAGAGTGGACGGAGGACATATAGGGAAACCGATGTCTGCATGTCCAAGAGGCCCTGGGGCCTGTTTTGGTGCCGAGAGGTCTGAAAGGTGACACTTAAGTACTTTCCCAAGGCAAGAGGAAAACAAATTGTTGCCTTTCAGTACTTCTCTTggagagggggggaggggtgagcaCAGACGCAATGCACAAGGCTTAATTACACGGCTTATAAGTGATATTGTTATCACCTTCGTTATCACAGTCCCCCAAGCTACCTCTGCCCTAAAGTATAAAAAATCCATATGATCATGCCTGTTACTCAGAATATAAATGTTATGaaattttgtgttatttttatatCAGACATAAACACACCTTATTGTATAAagcatttatattatatttattggaaatataatatataaatattatatttatgtctacattttaaacaattaaGGTATCtaataacacaaaatgcagaatGTGTTCACCATAGGTAAGGAAGATATTGCCTAAAAAGCAACAGATATGTCTTCCATAAAGGCAATTATGAACTATGTGGATGATCAGAATGTACCAATTCTCATTCTTCTGTGCaatgactgaaaaaaaaacaacttagtAAGAGGAACATGAAATACAGGCAAACAATTCAGTCATAAGAAGGAATGGACAGTAACAAAAAGGAGGAATGGAGGACACCATACTGTCCATGAGAGTCACATACATGTGAGAGCAGGCTTGGGGATTACAGTGCTGGGTTAGCTAGTGTCCAGCGCGGCAGCGCCCCCGGACACTGGTCCACTGGCAGCTTAGgattaagggccctgctcaaggctCCAGTAGTAAAATCAGTCTGCCAACACTGAGATGTGTGCTGGTGAGCTTCCAGTCACAGGCATAGAGTCTTAACcctgctgagctacacactacccccccaaataaaataaaaaataaaactcattGAGGAGAACTTACGCTAATGTAGGTTAGGATCCAATCAAGAATAAAAACATTCAATTGCTACTAACTGCCTTTGAATGACACAGGGACTAGGGGCAAAGGCACAAGATGAACATGAATGATCTATTATGTAAATTTCTCTAAAGGAGAACATTACACATTTTCTGATCATTTTTTCTGTCATTATGTTATTGCCATGTCAGTTTCCTTACAAGTGATTGTATTGTTTTGGACCCTTAAATAAAGCAGTAATTGTCTTGGCCAGATCTTTCTGGAAATATCAATTTGAATCTCATTGACACTTTTCTGGTTAAATACTAGATATAAGTGTATGTACAGGGAGACACCAGTATGTTCCAGAATAATGCAAAATGAGTCTTAGTATTGTATTGACAAACATGCTATGCTCACTGCGTTGACTGTTTCTACATTTATTATTAAGctaataattttttaatgatGAAGTGGatcatttatttacataaaaattaCAAAGACAAACACACCCCGTGAGAATTTCAAGCCACTGAGCTCTGATTTGTGTAAACACAACACTTCTTGAGCTTTAGATTGCATTTCCCCCTCACGAGGGTCAACTCCTGGCCTTTGTAGATGCACAGATCAGGATCTTTTTTACTGGGTGTTTATACTTCGGCTCCTTTGGGTCCCCTTTCTCAGAATTCTTGTTTTCTCTTTATAAATACCAGGAAGGCTTGATCTTGGGTCTGATAATGACCTTTTTCTTTTGCTTATTGacacccacctccccccccccccccccccacccaccccacctTCAAAAATTCGAAGCGCCTTCCTGTCTAAATCTAAAGGGTGAGTGACATCAAGACTATGGTGGAACATTGTTGGAAGACTGCTTTCAGACTCATCCACTTCTATGCAGCataaaaaatttattttaagcTTGATTGCCTCTGATTTAATGGAAGTGCTTTGCGTACCAGAGACCAAGCTGACAATACGGTAGAAAGCATGACAGAagattgggggagggggcttttCATGTTTTCAGTTCAGTTCCCAAGAAGTGCCCTTGAGCATGGAGCCTGAAtttatccagctgtataaaGCGGTCTCTCTGCTGTGTCAGCTAAACAAGTTAAATGGACATAAAGATGTTTTGACGGTATTTTCCGATGCATTTTTCTGCAGGTTGGCCACGAAagtcattcatccatccattttgacAATCAGTTTTGAGTTTTGGTTCTAAGTCTTCCTAGAGCAAAAAAGTTAATAGGCTTTGGTACAGCTGGCTAAGACGTGAATGCAGTGTCAGCAGTGCTATGTTGTAGCAGAAGCAAGAACCTCTTTCTGAGCAAATGGGCTCAAGGTCAGGCCTGATTTCCATGTAAAGGAACAAAACATTTAGGTTCCTATGAGCTATAGTGCTTGCAGAAAATCTTGGGGTGCTTGCATAATTCTGTGAAAATGTTGCTAATTTATTGGCTTCATAAAAAAGTCCATTGATAAGCAGTGTGCAACATAACTGCACATTGTTCCATTTagtgtcatcattttttttACTAATCCATTCAGTTCcgtttttgccattttgctgttaaTTACAATTTTAGTCATTGGTTCTGAAAGGGAtattaaacacaaatgtttagTGTTTCATATTATTACTAAGGTGTTACTAATTTTAAAAAGCCCCtaatgagactgcttgtcaatt from Paramormyrops kingsleyae isolate MSU_618 chromosome 16, PKINGS_0.4, whole genome shotgun sequence carries:
- the LOC111858385 gene encoding C-X-C chemokine receptor type 4-like translates to MSDLQFDESFVLEFNDSDIGSGEWMEDNFEEPCYRAIDPKLKKIFLPTVYGIIFVLGIVGNGLVVIVMGYQRKSRTMTDKYRLHLSVADLLFVLTLPFWAVYAASSWHFGSFLCVAVHMIHTVNLYSSVLILAFISLDRYLAVVRATNSNAPRRLLAEKVIYVGVWLPAVLLTVPDMVFAKVHDSSTGISCGRTYPDPGDIWAAAFRFQQILVGFLLPGLIILTCYCIIICRLSQCSKGQHKRKALKTTVVLILCFFSCWLPYCLGIFVDTLMMLKVIPYSCSWVQSLEKWIPITEALAYFHCCLNPILYAFLGVKFKKSARNALSTSRGSSRKMLPKKRGAISSVSTESESSSFHSS